One genomic segment of Pedobacter endophyticus includes these proteins:
- a CDS encoding c-type cytochrome, whose amino-acid sequence MKLRSVFIAKIVAVTFAFLVFKHKANAQKITYYKHVAPIIQSKCQPCHRPGEAAPFSLITYEDVAKRASFIKKVTQSGYMPPWKPDNHYRSFKNDRSLTDEEKQTIAKWVDNKMPIGKPGQAPKNLAKVYVKGTQYTRKPDLTLSATSFKVLGDNKERFIVFKIPFDIGAEKNVEAMEFVSSNKKVIHHANWAIHPVSDEVDIKQGADFINLTDDDRTKYSQYFPFKKTMTYYGGWIPGTSYESYPNNFGWVMPKRGVVLLTIHYAPVAKEDENIAGINFFFKETPIERVVKVISLGSAGVGEKSIDPYFFIPADSIRKFELKITTPQDQSLLYIWPHMHYLGKKFKSYAVTPQKDTINLVSIPSWDFRWQEIYQFKNLIKIPKGSVLTMEGTYDNTKNNPDNPSNPPRNVYSANDMKSTDEMMTMLLVFLPYKENDEYIELR is encoded by the coding sequence ATGAAACTAAGATCCGTTTTCATAGCAAAGATTGTTGCCGTAACATTTGCCTTTCTGGTTTTTAAGCATAAAGCAAATGCTCAAAAAATAACCTACTATAAACATGTTGCACCAATTATCCAAAGCAAGTGCCAACCATGCCACCGCCCGGGCGAAGCTGCCCCTTTTTCGCTCATAACGTATGAAGATGTGGCTAAAAGAGCTTCGTTTATAAAAAAGGTAACGCAATCTGGTTATATGCCTCCATGGAAACCCGATAATCATTATAGGTCGTTTAAGAACGATAGATCGTTAACAGACGAAGAAAAGCAAACAATTGCCAAATGGGTTGATAATAAGATGCCGATTGGCAAGCCTGGTCAAGCACCGAAAAATCTCGCCAAGGTGTATGTGAAAGGAACCCAGTATACCAGAAAGCCTGATCTAACCCTATCAGCTACTTCGTTTAAGGTTTTAGGCGATAATAAAGAGCGGTTTATTGTTTTTAAGATTCCATTTGATATCGGTGCTGAAAAAAATGTTGAGGCAATGGAGTTTGTTTCTTCAAATAAAAAAGTAATACACCACGCCAACTGGGCCATTCATCCGGTAAGTGATGAGGTAGATATTAAGCAAGGTGCCGACTTTATTAATTTAACAGACGATGACAGAACAAAATATTCGCAATATTTTCCTTTTAAGAAAACGATGACCTATTATGGCGGATGGATTCCCGGGACGTCTTATGAATCTTATCCCAATAATTTCGGCTGGGTTATGCCCAAACGCGGAGTTGTGCTGTTAACCATACACTACGCGCCGGTAGCTAAAGAGGATGAGAACATTGCTGGAATAAATTTCTTTTTTAAGGAAACGCCTATAGAACGTGTGGTAAAAGTGATCAGCTTAGGTTCTGCAGGTGTGGGCGAAAAATCTATCGACCCTTACTTTTTTATTCCAGCAGATTCAATAAGAAAATTTGAGCTAAAAATTACGACACCTCAAGATCAATCGCTGTTGTACATTTGGCCGCACATGCATTATTTGGGAAAAAAATTCAAATCATACGCTGTAACCCCACAAAAAGACACCATAAATCTAGTCTCAATTCCTTCATGGGATTTCAGATGGCAGGAAATATATCAATTCAAAAATCTGATAAAAATTCCCAAGGGCTCCGTGTTAACAATGGAAGGCACTTATGACAATACTAAAAATAATCCCGACAACCCAAGCAACCCACCTCGAAACGTTTATTCGGCCAACGATATGAAATCGACCGATGAGATGATGACCATGCTACTCGTGTTTTTGCCCTATAAAGAGAACGATGAATACATAGAATTAAGATAG
- a CDS encoding redoxin domain-containing protein has translation MRLISFFLSLSLFSVIFLHPKNTEAQEHIVSAKELEAIKLINLQGKQLSLTLKGAIVVVFLSPECPLCKNYLPTLKKLQGANPQVAFYGIFPGKSYSLKEINDLRNEYNINFALLKDSDKKLSAHLSATTTPEVVVINKLGAITYRGLIDNWASSLGKKRLVITERYLEDALADLLNGKQTFKETSPIGCLINDI, from the coding sequence ATGAGGTTGATTAGCTTTTTTCTTAGTTTAAGTTTGTTTTCGGTAATCTTTCTACATCCGAAAAATACGGAAGCGCAAGAACATATAGTGTCGGCAAAAGAATTGGAGGCTATAAAACTGATTAATTTACAGGGAAAGCAGCTCTCCTTAACACTAAAAGGTGCAATTGTGGTCGTCTTTTTAAGCCCCGAGTGCCCGTTATGTAAAAACTATCTGCCTACTTTGAAAAAGCTTCAGGGCGCAAATCCTCAAGTTGCGTTTTATGGTATTTTTCCTGGAAAAAGCTACTCTTTAAAAGAGATAAATGATCTCAGAAATGAGTATAACATCAATTTTGCGCTCTTAAAAGATAGCGATAAGAAACTGTCGGCCCATTTAAGCGCAACCACTACCCCCGAAGTTGTCGTAATCAACAAGCTTGGGGCAATTACCTATCGTGGTTTGATTGATAACTGGGCTTCATCACTCGGAAAAAAACGCCTGGTAATTACAGAAAGGTATTTGGAAGATGCGCTTGCGGACCTACTAAATGGAAAACAGACTTTTAAAGAAACCAGTCCGATAGGTTGCTTAATTAACGATATATAA
- a CDS encoding SusC/RagA family TonB-linked outer membrane protein: MKKNYLMCLSMLLLLFATTAVYAQKTVSGIIKDAGGNPIPSVSVLEKGARNGTSTNPDGAFRLTVKNGATLVLQSVGFVTQEISSDSNLSTIVLLEDQQTLKEVVVTGLGVKQEKRSLGYSVSSIKTENLANDGSPLNSLSALYGQAPGLRLNATALGPSGGMNVNIRNTVALFSGSNIRPLFVIDGVPMLDGPTDINRSTGNGLNDLNMNDVESFEVLKGAKAALLYGSEGANGVILITTKTGSKKKGLGIEANYSRSIDNPWVMQKFQNEFGSGFPAAWNNPGVVDAEGFYLRNGQQAYYPTNYNFGPRLDGRQILWYDNVNRPYVAQPDNIKALYQDGFTGNTNVSVQGGGPQGGFRVSYTNNDYKGIFKGYNLQENKFLFNGNINITEQVKFKLTSTYVNSFSHNSPATNQDAFVTYGIPRQLDVARLEQEQVVDPETGYFWWYVQNRQAQNPTGGIVRDGLARNYFWNQTQNTYNNTRDHYINSATLTINFTPNFYLETLGGFDLITNRGETGEKLTRPLTDGTGGYYGLSNSREVRYNGQSLLHFDKKLGKDFQLNTFVGGIIQRYTFDGMSRNTNGGFITRDWFSLNNSVNNQLNSSSSRNLTRLYAAVGSVQLAYKDWLYFDVQARNDWASQLPPKNNSYFYPGASTSFIYTDAFKLPQWISYGKFRVSLADVGRPGTAYFANTTYGIGNYGSVIYYTPPSDLPPVDLRNERKRELEFGLENRFLNNRLGFEFNVFFAKMYDQIMPLTVAPSTGVNSIRVNAGQINNTGFELNIYGTPIQTENFKWNVVFNASQSKPKIIKLAGGIKQQDVGGGSGALVTAREGEPYGQIVVSDYVRDGNGNLVVGSDGFYTTDATRPVVVGNVIPKAVGGLNNSFNYKGLSVDFNIDFSFGSKLISQTNMYMVGNGSAENTIAGRDERSGGLPYYINNAGAFVGLPSHTSSVPADSRYPFIMHNGVVLPGVKANGQPNDVIITAEDKYSYYWRSFMDIQPDVVYKNDYIKLRNVSIAYTLPTKWVTKMKLQRLTLSAFANNLAYLYKTMPNVDAEALNGTNVYFENNAWPAIRSYGMSIKAMF, from the coding sequence ATGAAAAAAAACTACTTAATGTGCTTAAGTATGTTGTTGTTGCTTTTTGCAACTACAGCCGTGTATGCGCAAAAAACCGTGTCAGGTATCATCAAAGATGCCGGCGGTAATCCCATCCCCAGTGTAAGCGTTCTCGAAAAAGGTGCCCGTAATGGCACTTCAACCAACCCCGACGGAGCCTTCCGCTTAACCGTTAAAAATGGAGCTACGCTCGTTCTGCAATCCGTAGGTTTCGTAACCCAAGAAATTTCGAGCGACAGCAATTTATCCACTATTGTACTATTAGAAGATCAACAGACGTTAAAAGAAGTTGTAGTAACGGGGCTCGGCGTTAAACAAGAAAAGCGATCACTCGGCTATTCTGTATCCAGTATTAAAACCGAAAATCTGGCCAACGACGGGTCGCCATTAAACAGTTTGAGCGCCCTTTATGGTCAGGCACCTGGACTTCGCTTAAATGCAACTGCCTTAGGTCCGTCTGGAGGGATGAATGTTAACATCCGTAATACCGTTGCGTTGTTTTCTGGTTCCAATATCAGGCCGCTTTTTGTAATCGATGGGGTGCCAATGTTAGATGGGCCTACTGATATTAACAGAAGTACAGGAAACGGACTGAACGATTTGAACATGAATGATGTAGAATCGTTTGAAGTTTTAAAAGGAGCCAAAGCGGCCCTGCTTTATGGATCGGAAGGTGCTAACGGCGTTATCCTAATTACCACCAAAACCGGAAGTAAGAAAAAGGGGCTCGGCATTGAGGCCAACTACAGCCGTTCAATAGATAACCCCTGGGTAATGCAAAAATTTCAGAACGAGTTTGGTTCTGGGTTTCCAGCGGCCTGGAATAATCCCGGCGTTGTAGATGCAGAAGGATTTTACTTAAGAAACGGACAACAGGCCTATTACCCTACCAATTACAACTTTGGTCCACGCTTAGATGGCAGGCAGATTTTATGGTATGATAATGTGAACAGACCATACGTAGCGCAGCCAGATAACATCAAGGCGCTGTACCAAGATGGATTTACCGGAAATACCAACGTTTCTGTACAAGGTGGCGGCCCTCAGGGCGGTTTCAGGGTATCGTACACCAATAACGATTATAAGGGGATTTTTAAAGGATATAACCTTCAGGAGAATAAATTCCTTTTTAATGGCAACATCAATATCACAGAGCAGGTTAAATTTAAATTAACAAGTACCTACGTGAATAGCTTTAGCCACAACTCGCCCGCAACAAATCAGGATGCTTTTGTAACTTATGGAATTCCGCGACAACTGGATGTAGCGAGATTGGAACAAGAGCAGGTTGTAGACCCAGAAACGGGTTATTTTTGGTGGTACGTTCAGAACCGACAAGCGCAAAATCCAACCGGAGGTATTGTAAGAGACGGCTTGGCAAGAAATTATTTCTGGAATCAAACCCAAAATACTTATAACAATACCAGAGATCACTACATTAATTCGGCTACGCTTACCATAAACTTCACCCCGAACTTCTATTTAGAAACGCTTGGTGGTTTCGATTTAATTACCAATAGAGGTGAAACAGGAGAGAAGCTAACGCGTCCGCTAACAGATGGAACAGGTGGATATTATGGCCTATCCAACTCCAGAGAAGTGAGGTACAATGGTCAATCATTGCTGCATTTCGACAAAAAGCTTGGTAAAGATTTTCAATTAAATACATTCGTGGGTGGTATTATACAGCGCTATACTTTCGATGGAATGTCGAGAAATACCAATGGCGGGTTTATAACACGAGACTGGTTCTCGCTAAACAACTCGGTCAACAATCAGTTGAACAGCAGCTCATCAAGAAACCTTACTCGTCTTTACGCAGCTGTTGGATCAGTGCAGCTGGCCTACAAAGACTGGTTGTATTTTGATGTGCAGGCCAGAAATGACTGGGCATCGCAATTGCCTCCAAAAAACAACTCTTACTTCTATCCCGGAGCCAGTACATCCTTTATTTATACTGATGCTTTTAAACTTCCACAATGGATTTCTTACGGAAAGTTTAGGGTTTCGTTGGCCGATGTGGGTAGACCAGGTACTGCTTATTTTGCTAATACCACTTATGGCATAGGCAATTATGGCTCGGTGATTTATTATACACCACCATCTGATTTACCTCCGGTAGATTTAAGAAACGAACGTAAACGCGAACTCGAATTTGGTTTGGAGAACAGATTCTTAAATAACCGTTTAGGTTTCGAATTTAACGTGTTCTTCGCAAAAATGTACGACCAGATTATGCCCCTTACCGTTGCGCCGTCAACGGGTGTTAATTCCATCCGCGTAAACGCAGGTCAGATCAACAATACAGGTTTTGAATTAAACATTTATGGAACACCAATTCAGACCGAAAATTTCAAATGGAACGTGGTATTCAATGCTTCGCAATCTAAACCAAAAATTATTAAGCTGGCAGGCGGAATTAAGCAACAAGATGTGGGCGGCGGCTCTGGCGCTTTAGTAACCGCAAGAGAGGGCGAGCCCTATGGCCAAATTGTGGTGAGCGATTATGTGCGTGATGGCAATGGCAATTTAGTTGTCGGATCGGATGGTTTCTACACAACAGATGCAACCAGGCCCGTAGTAGTGGGTAATGTAATTCCAAAAGCAGTAGGCGGTTTAAATAACAGTTTCAATTACAAAGGCTTAAGTGTCGATTTTAATATCGATTTTTCATTTGGAAGTAAGCTCATCTCACAAACCAACATGTATATGGTCGGAAACGGATCGGCCGAAAATACCATAGCCGGAAGAGACGAGCGCAGTGGTGGTTTACCCTACTATATCAACAATGCAGGTGCTTTCGTGGGCTTACCGAGCCATACTTCATCCGTTCCTGCCGATTCTCGTTACCCATTTATCATGCACAATGGCGTAGTGCTTCCCGGTGTAAAAGCTAACGGGCAGCCAAACGATGTAATCATCACCGCAGAGGATAAGTATTCATACTATTGGAGAAGTTTTATGGATATACAGCCAGATGTGGTTTATAAAAACGATTACATCAAATTAAGAAACGTAAGTATAGCCTATACGCTGCCAACCAAGTGGGTAACTAAAATGAAACTACAGCGCCTTACCCTATCTGCATTTGCAAATAACTTAGCTTATTTATACAAAACCATGCCCAATGTAGATGCTGAGGCCCTTAACGGAACAAATGTTTACTTTGAAAATAACGCTTGGCCAGCAATTAGAAGTTATGGTATGAGTATAAAAGCGATGTTTTAA
- a CDS encoding VCBS repeat-containing protein produces the protein MKIGIYSTVFLLFELVAIVHDVNGQQPLFTLLPAKETNISFVNKVIETDSLHVMNYEYLYNGSGVGVADFNGDGLSDVFFSSNSASHKLYMNKGDLKFEDITNKAGLSGNGTWGTGVSIADVNGDGLLDIYVCHSGKHSDDELKNELFINQGIKGKIPVFKNMAEVYGLDARGTQSTQAVFFDYDKDGDLDMFLLNHSNQTYKPFVSTKKVRATPNMKYGNRLFRNDPKNNQPYFVDVTITSGIINNALNFGLNVAVSDLNSDGWPDIYTSSDYTEQDCLYINNKNGTFSETIRKSIKHISKFSMGSDIADYNNDGKPDIITLDMLPEDNRRQKLLKGPDEYDQYHLLLDSGYYNQQMRNMLHLNQGLAEDGHLRFSEIGQLAGISNTDWSWAPLFADFDNDGWKDLFISNGYLRDFTDMDFLKYTVANAQVESLKQGSLKFQTFDLVKKMPSNKISNYIFSNNRDLTFTNQTKAWGISTPSVSNGSAYADLDNDGDLDLIVCNINSPIMVYRNNSNLEQLNYLKIKLVGAGLNTSAVGAKIYVKTKDNLQYQEKYVVRGYQSSVDQINCFGLGKNNTIDEVKVVWPDGKETLIENIQSNKTLTVRQNEAKIKKEDKGEPKALFADFTAQSGLTFRHIENDFIDFKGETLLPYQLSKFGPALATADVNNDGIEDVFLGGAIGQESKLYLGNKKGGYNVSKSQPWDEDKACEDVNAVFFDANGDGFSDLWVVSGGNEYNEDSPEYQDRLYLNDGNGIFSKAKNALPKMWNSKQAISFADFDQDGDLDVFVGGMSKSGAFPLCSKSYLLCNNSKGGVAKFENVTKVLAPELEYAGMVVTAIWQDLDADKHPELLIGGDWMALKKFKNEKGVLKIDKESGLENSDGMWSKIVSMDVNNDGAMDFIAGNCGLNNQFKANDKQPTTIYVADFNNDDVLDPIMCYYIQGQNYPMASRDELLDQMVQLKKRFLSYASYADLTIEQLLTPDQLSKSQKFYCKRFETSILLNDGSGKFAIKALPIEAQISRTWGIITDDFNKDGKQDILLGGNFYPYRVQLGQADASLGLLLFGNGKGDFKAVPPYRSGFYIDGDVRNMIEMKGETKKIIVVKNNDQVQLLKATN, from the coding sequence ATGAAAATAGGAATTTATAGCACCGTTTTTCTTCTCTTCGAGCTAGTTGCTATTGTTCACGATGTTAACGGCCAGCAGCCCTTGTTTACCTTACTTCCGGCAAAAGAAACAAATATCAGTTTTGTAAACAAGGTAATTGAGACCGATTCGCTGCACGTGATGAACTATGAATATCTGTATAACGGATCTGGCGTTGGAGTGGCCGATTTTAATGGCGATGGCTTATCTGACGTTTTTTTCTCATCAAACTCAGCAAGCCATAAATTGTATATGAACAAGGGCGATCTTAAATTTGAGGATATTACAAATAAGGCTGGCCTTAGTGGAAATGGCACATGGGGCACCGGGGTAAGCATTGCAGATGTAAATGGCGATGGCTTGTTGGATATATATGTTTGTCATTCTGGTAAACATTCCGATGATGAACTTAAAAATGAGCTCTTTATCAACCAGGGAATTAAGGGAAAGATACCAGTGTTTAAAAACATGGCCGAAGTTTACGGCCTTGATGCGAGAGGAACGCAATCTACACAGGCCGTTTTTTTTGATTATGATAAGGATGGTGATTTGGACATGTTTCTGCTAAATCACTCCAACCAAACGTATAAACCGTTTGTAAGTACTAAAAAGGTGCGGGCAACCCCCAATATGAAATACGGGAATCGTTTATTTAGAAATGATCCCAAAAATAATCAACCGTATTTTGTAGACGTTACTATAACCTCGGGCATTATCAACAATGCCTTAAATTTTGGCCTCAACGTGGCTGTAAGCGATTTAAATAGCGATGGCTGGCCAGATATATATACTTCAAGCGATTACACCGAGCAAGATTGCCTGTATATAAACAATAAGAATGGTACTTTTTCTGAGACTATCAGGAAATCTATCAAGCACATCTCAAAATTTTCAATGGGCTCGGATATAGCCGATTATAACAATGATGGCAAGCCCGATATCATCACACTGGATATGTTGCCCGAGGATAACCGCCGGCAAAAACTGCTTAAAGGACCAGATGAGTACGACCAATATCACTTATTGCTGGATAGTGGATATTATAACCAGCAAATGAGAAACATGCTACACTTAAACCAGGGCTTGGCAGAGGATGGTCATTTACGTTTTAGCGAAATCGGTCAATTAGCCGGAATTTCCAACACGGATTGGAGTTGGGCGCCTTTATTTGCCGATTTTGACAACGATGGTTGGAAGGACTTATTCATTTCTAACGGATATTTAAGAGACTTTACTGATATGGATTTCTTAAAGTACACCGTTGCCAATGCGCAGGTAGAATCGCTCAAGCAAGGAAGCTTGAAATTTCAAACCTTCGATTTGGTTAAGAAGATGCCGTCTAATAAAATATCCAATTATATTTTCTCCAACAATCGCGATTTGACTTTTACCAACCAAACAAAAGCTTGGGGCATTTCAACGCCCTCGGTTTCAAATGGTTCAGCTTATGCCGACTTAGATAATGACGGCGACCTGGATTTGATCGTTTGTAATATCAACTCACCGATAATGGTATATCGAAATAATTCCAATTTAGAGCAATTAAACTATTTAAAGATAAAACTTGTTGGAGCAGGCTTAAACACATCAGCGGTGGGCGCTAAAATTTACGTAAAAACTAAAGACAACTTACAATATCAGGAAAAATATGTGGTGCGTGGGTACCAATCGAGTGTTGATCAAATCAATTGTTTTGGGCTAGGTAAAAACAATACAATTGATGAGGTGAAGGTAGTTTGGCCCGATGGAAAAGAGACCTTGATCGAAAATATACAATCCAATAAGACGCTAACGGTGCGGCAGAATGAAGCTAAAATTAAAAAAGAAGATAAAGGTGAGCCAAAAGCGCTGTTTGCAGATTTTACTGCACAATCTGGCTTGACATTTAGACATATTGAAAACGATTTCATTGATTTTAAAGGCGAAACGCTGCTACCGTACCAACTATCTAAGTTTGGGCCGGCGTTGGCTACAGCAGATGTTAATAATGATGGCATTGAAGACGTTTTTCTAGGTGGGGCAATTGGTCAGGAAAGTAAGCTGTACTTAGGCAATAAAAAAGGAGGCTACAACGTCTCCAAAAGTCAACCTTGGGACGAGGACAAAGCTTGTGAAGATGTAAATGCGGTTTTTTTTGATGCAAATGGCGATGGCTTTTCAGATTTATGGGTAGTAAGCGGAGGGAATGAATACAACGAAGATTCACCCGAGTATCAGGACCGATTATATTTAAACGATGGAAACGGAATTTTTAGCAAGGCCAAAAATGCACTGCCTAAAATGTGGAACAGCAAGCAAGCCATAAGCTTTGCCGATTTCGATCAAGATGGAGATTTGGATGTTTTTGTAGGTGGTATGAGCAAATCAGGCGCTTTCCCCTTATGTAGCAAAAGCTATTTATTGTGCAATAATTCAAAAGGGGGAGTGGCAAAGTTTGAAAATGTAACCAAAGTGCTGGCTCCTGAGTTGGAGTACGCCGGAATGGTTGTTACAGCCATTTGGCAAGACTTAGATGCTGATAAACATCCCGAATTGTTGATCGGTGGAGACTGGATGGCCCTAAAGAAGTTTAAAAATGAAAAGGGCGTTTTAAAAATCGATAAAGAATCTGGCCTGGAAAACTCAGATGGGATGTGGAGTAAAATTGTTTCGATGGATGTGAACAACGATGGCGCAATGGATTTTATTGCTGGCAATTGTGGCTTAAACAATCAATTTAAGGCAAATGATAAGCAGCCGACCACTATTTATGTAGCAGATTTTAATAATGATGATGTATTGGATCCGATTATGTGCTATTATATTCAAGGGCAGAATTATCCAATGGCATCCAGAGACGAGCTGCTCGATCAGATGGTGCAGTTAAAGAAACGGTTTCTAAGTTACGCTTCCTACGCTGATTTAACAATAGAACAATTGCTTACACCAGATCAGTTAAGCAAAAGTCAGAAATTTTACTGTAAACGCTTTGAAACTTCCATTTTACTAAATGATGGATCCGGCAAATTTGCCATCAAAGCCCTTCCAATAGAAGCGCAGATTTCCAGAACCTGGGGAATAATAACCGATGACTTCAATAAAGATGGAAAGCAGGATATCTTATTAGGCGGAAATTTCTACCCCTATCGGGTTCAACTTGGCCAGGCAGATGCCAGTTTGGGCCTACTTCTATTTGGAAATGGAAAGGGCGATTTTAAGGCGGTTCCCCCTTATCGTTCAGGGTTTTATATAGATGGCGATGTCAGAAATATGATTGAGATGAAGGGAGAAACGAAAAAAATCATTGTTGTCAAAAATAACGATCAAGTTCAGCTTTTAAAGGCTACTAATTAA
- a CDS encoding vanadium-dependent haloperoxidase, with the protein MKIYLFLFIFCISKSAMAQLPTSEHDPWPLHRSQKALSDIIVNDIFSPPVASRIFVYANIAAYEVQVQNNSQFVSLKGQLNSFNGIPKADRKEISYSVAATYAYWQVAKRLVFSDQVALDSLSSILNWYKQKGYPKALIENSISYGKAVSDSVLKWVDQDNYKETRKLRRYSIIKKEGNWAPTPPGYMAAVEPYWNKIRPLVIKTADQFKPVSPPTYSTDKNSAFFLNAKEVYLAGKNLNKNQIEIAKFWDCNPFFLNVNGHMNFATKKISPGAHWISIAGIACKLKSFDYAQSSFAYTSVNIALFDAFISCWDEKYRSNYIRPETFINSHIDENWQPILQTPPFPEYTSGHSVVSTAAAHILTNIFGNNFAFQDDTEIDYGLPIREFSSFNQAANEAAISRLYGGIHYRPAIENGQVQGRGIGAHQAAELVMRRQ; encoded by the coding sequence ATGAAAATATATTTGTTCTTGTTTATTTTCTGTATTTCAAAAAGTGCCATGGCGCAGTTGCCTACAAGCGAACATGATCCGTGGCCATTACACAGATCGCAGAAAGCCCTTTCTGATATTATTGTAAACGATATATTCTCGCCACCAGTTGCAAGCAGGATCTTCGTTTACGCAAACATTGCTGCTTATGAGGTTCAGGTGCAAAACAACAGCCAGTTTGTTTCATTAAAAGGTCAGTTGAATAGCTTCAACGGCATCCCAAAAGCAGATAGAAAGGAGATCAGCTATTCTGTTGCTGCCACCTATGCCTACTGGCAGGTTGCAAAGCGCCTGGTTTTCTCTGATCAAGTTGCGTTAGACAGTTTAAGCAGCATTTTAAACTGGTATAAGCAAAAAGGATATCCAAAAGCACTAATCGAAAATTCAATTTCGTACGGCAAAGCGGTGTCAGATTCGGTTTTAAAATGGGTCGATCAAGATAATTATAAGGAAACCCGCAAGTTGAGGCGCTACAGCATTATAAAAAAGGAAGGGAACTGGGCGCCAACTCCTCCGGGGTATATGGCAGCCGTAGAGCCATATTGGAATAAAATAAGGCCGTTGGTTATAAAAACAGCCGATCAGTTTAAACCTGTTTCGCCCCCAACCTACAGTACCGATAAGAACAGTGCATTCTTCTTAAATGCAAAAGAAGTCTATTTGGCCGGAAAAAACCTAAATAAGAACCAGATAGAAATAGCCAAGTTTTGGGATTGCAATCCTTTCTTTTTGAATGTAAATGGTCATATGAATTTTGCAACAAAGAAGATTTCGCCCGGAGCACACTGGATATCAATAGCTGGGATTGCCTGCAAACTAAAAAGTTTCGATTATGCTCAAAGCAGTTTTGCGTATACATCAGTTAACATTGCCTTGTTTGATGCCTTTATTAGTTGTTGGGACGAGAAGTATCGAAGCAATTATATCCGCCCTGAAACCTTTATAAACTCGCATATTGATGAGAATTGGCAACCAATCTTGCAAACCCCTCCATTTCCGGAGTATACGAGTGGACATAGTGTAGTATCGACAGCAGCGGCCCATATATTAACCAACATATTTGGAAATAACTTTGCGTTTCAAGATGATACAGAAATCGATTACGGACTGCCAATCAGGGAATTCTCTTCCTTCAACCAAGCGGCCAATGAAGCGGCCATCAGTAGGCTTTATGGAGGTATTCATTACAGGCCGGCAATAGAAAATGGACAAGTTCAAGGGCGGGGCATTGGCGCCCATCAGGCAGCAGAACTTGTAATGAGAAGACAATAG